In Magnolia sinica isolate HGM2019 chromosome 16, MsV1, whole genome shotgun sequence, the genomic window CGAGATCCTTGACCTCAGTTACATTCTGAGCTACCAACCCCCCTCGTTTCAGATGCTTTACCTCTTTCTTCGGATCCACTACATCTTCATTAACCTTCTCTCGGCCATTTTCATGGGCAACAGAATCGATCCTGCCTCCCTCTTTTGTTTGCAGTCCTCCATCACCAATGCCTTTCATATCCTCACCGCCCACATCAGGATcccccttcttcttttcttctattgATTTATTTCCTTCACCCGGTGTGCCCTTCGGCCGAAAGACAGAGCCAATAACAACTCCAGAATCCATTCCCTTGGGATCTCCAGAAACGGTGATTGAAATGTCGCTAAAGCTACTCCTCTGAGAGGAAACCGATGAAGACGGAGACGAAAAGACGGACCAGGTGACGATGAAACAAAGACCAAGAAAGACGGCCAAAGTCACCTTGGCGCAGAACCCATATGGACGTTTCCCCTGGCGACCGAATCTAACTGTAGCCATAGCTAACAGCTGCAGTAAAATATAgttaaaagaagaaggaaaaaaaaaaaaaaaaggaaaagcagAAGAAAGCAGTCCTTGAGCTTTAAGAAAAACGAGAAATCCGTAGAGGGAGAGAATGATAAGATGTAGGGATAGACAATGAATGAAAGAGCTGACTGTAAGCTGCTGCCATTGTTGCTGAATTCAAACGGAGACAGAAAAAAAGGTGGGGCATTTCAAGAAAGAGCACCAAAAGGATTCCTATTTAAAACCAGGGaatttctagagagagagagtcacatgCAAATGCGTAGTATTAGTAAATATAGATACCTACTCAttataaagaaaagagaagggtTGAAATGGAGAAGTGTAAAGATCGCAAAGACGAAAAGGAGgaatgagagagatagaggatGTACGCAGTGGCAATGACCTGTGGAATAGAACACTAACCCGACTTGGCTAAATTGCTCTAAAGACAAGGGGCCTTGTTTCTAGCGAGCGGACGACTTCCCTTGCCGTACGCTGGAAATAGTTACGTCCCTGCCGTCCCTGCACGCTTACACTAGCCAggtagctagtggtcggtgctctctgcgccccatcatgatgtatacattttatctacgccgtccatttatttttccagatcattttatggcttcatcccaaaaataaggcagatctaagtctcaggtagaccacactataggaaaacactagtgattgaatgtccaccattaaaatcctcctagggcccactgtaatgtttatttcacatccaacctcttgtttaggtcatacagacctggatgaagggaaaaaacaaatatcagcttgatccaaaacttatgtggccaccaagaagtttttaatggtgaccgttcgttcaatcaacactgtttcctgtgatgtgatccaatttagatttggatctacatcattttttagatcatacctaaaatgatcacgaaaaatggatgggacagcgtggatgaaacacctgcatcatgatggggtccacagagcacagaccactagccattggaatGTAACACAGGTACATGTAATTTTGGGTGGGAAATTGTGGGCAGGATTGGATTGGGCTAAAAATGTTATGAGCCCAAGCCTATTTAGAAAATTGGATAGTAGGTCCAAGACCGGCTTAAAGCAAGGTCGGGCCGGCTTCCCAGCCCATTGCCATCCTTAAACCTCTAtccttaattattattattattattattattaaattcaaTTTTACGCAAGTCCAATATGATGAGTGGACTGTCATTTTTGTGGCAGGGATGAATGTGGTGGGGATTTCTTGATGAAACGGCAATATCTGTGCTGTGCCACGTTGGCATATTGGGTGCGATTTACATTCTTTGTGTGAAGACACTCGTCCAGCAGACCAATGGAACAAACCGTGTTTTACAGCTGGTGGAAGTGTCATACTCTCTTCTTTTCAGATGATGGAGGCCATCCAATCTaaagaattaaataaaataaaattttaaataaataaataaaaaaccatcGGATCTTTGGTATGGAAACGATTTCACACTAGTGTTTAACATTCACCGCAAACAAAGAGCAGATATTGATGGCTATGATTGACCCTGGTAGACTAGTCACTTAGAACAGTGGGCCATTCGCTATTTAACTCAACGGATGCGGCATCGGTAGGTGAGACCCCTTACTATGGGCCCCGCCGTGATGAATgtgccacgccgtccatccatccgtattgaaaactcattttagggcaccatccaaaaaaatgaagcagatccgaatcaCAATGGAACACATTGTACAGAAAACAgcagtaattgaccattaatttCTTATGGACTACAAAAGCTTTTGGACCAAGTTTATATTTGtgcggtctcttcatctaggtctttgtgaccttatcaacaggttggatggcatagacgTATTCCAGTGGACTCtgggtattcaatcacaactgtttcctatggcgtggtccacctaagagttgactctgctttatttttaggatcatgcactaaaacgaGCTGTCAaaattgttggacggtgtggatttaaggaacacaaatcactgtgagccccatgGTCAGGGTTCCTACCCAACTCCACGCCCTGGCTCAACAGTCAACGGGTTGCTACTCTCATCTCTGTATATGAATCCTCGCGTCTGGCACATCGCCTTTGGAACCTGAATTGTGCCCAGACCCAACGTCCCATGCTTTTGCTAGAtcttggccattcatcaggtttgCCGGTCGTCCATGCCTTGAACTCAATAAATAGCTAGTTTAGAGTTTACACGTCAGGCAGACCGCATGTGTGaggaaaatgaatggttaaaagaaAATGTCAATCGAGTTGTACTCAACATACGCATCCGGCAgttgatgaatggaccagcctgatttttgggataataaTCTCATCTCACAATATGCAAGATCAGGGCCCTTCCAGTTATATGCTGTGGCCTGAAGAATTATTGGATTCCAtcgttaggtggaccacaattgGACATCGAATGTCTACCATCCTTGGATTGCTTCTGACCGTCAACTGTTGCAGGCTCGACCGAAGTTTGGGCTACTACACCaaaattgtgggacccatctcACGAACGGCATAGATCTTGGACATAGATGCCATATGGGCACGGGTAGTGACAATGGAAACCGTGCTCTGCAAACCATCTTGGCGTTTCTCTTACTTTCACTCTAGAGTCATGTATGCCATTTCACCACCGTTTAAAAAATGGTGCTGGCTCGTCAAAGTCCAAATTGTTGACCCCAACCCAATATGGTAACCGTGGTATCTTCGCCCGTTGATTTTGGATCACCGACCAATttaacttttaaccatccatttgatagccaccaaTCCAACGGTTACGATTTATCGGTGAGAGTGATCTTCAAAACTATGCTGCATCTACAGTATTTAGATGGTGTAGAATACCATGCATGCGTGAAACACGCGAGAAAGTTGCGGCACCAAATCACCACCATGCTTATCATATCCAAGCTGTATATAAAAAAAGCAAGCATTCGTGGATTATTTCCAATCCATACGGGGAAAGGCGGGGGTTGGCTTATTTTCATGGCACACAGAAATAGATACGTTAGTTTGTTTTTTCAAACTTAGGTGTGTGGCTCTCTTTCCTTATCTCCTTCTATCCCCCCTTTTCTCTTCCTTTGGTCCCTGAAAAACACTACAATTAATAGcctctttctcatttttcattTTATCTCCTCCACCAGTATCCTCCATACTGAATGCCTCTGGCCATAATGTCCGAACACCATGCTGAGTTACCGTCCGAGGAACCCACGTGGTCGGAGCTAAAACTGCCAGAGCTTTTGACGTCCGAGACTGTTCGATCACTCCATGATATGATCGACAAGGAGTGGGACCCCCTCGAGCGCACTGCTTGCCAGACAGCCGCAGGTAGAGCCCTATGGAAGCATGTTATCCATGACCCGGTCGCTGACATCCTCGCCGGAGAAACCTACATCAGAAGCCTTTATGAGAAGATACGAAAAGACCGGATCAACAAAGCACGCGAAGTATCGGGGGTGATCTTGGCCGTCCGCACACTATGGTTCGATTCCAGGATTGAAGCTGCACTCAGGTCCTTCGATGGGGAAGAACCACAGGTTGTTCTCCTCGGTGCAGGTTAGTGATTACTCCATTTTCCCTCTGCAAGCATTCACCAAATTTAACTACGACCCTCGTTAATGAAATAAGGGAATAATGAGATTTAATGATGTTTTCCAACATTCATTATGAGGAAGTAGCCCTATAAAGGAATTGGAATTTGGAGCCCAGGTCATTCACATTTATCACAATTCagttatttccactttattaagctaataaaattgaaattcaattcaACAATGCATCCAAAAGGCAACCTTACATGTATAGGGTGAGGGAGTGACTTATTACATTGACGTGAATAGTTACTTCAGATATGATAAGTTGATTAGACCAGTAAAACTGCAATCCAATTCAGCAATGCATCGAAGAAGCAAGATGAAGCAAGCGTCATATTAAATTGAGGTGAATAATTACTATAGATATAATGAGTTTTCTGTAATCAACTGAGTGTCCTGATTCTAGAGATATGTTAAAACACAGTCTCCAACTCAAAATTTTGGTTTCtccattctgagttcatttttttAATAGTAACCTCAACCGCTtcaaaaaattataaacttgaggaGTCTAGACATGCTACTCGTACCAGCCAAACTAAGTTTGCGTGCCCGAGTTCGAGtaccagtgttttttttttttttacacatgttgATCGTGACACCAGcaagaaacctattttcaaaatGATGAgaatattccaatctgattaCTCAAAAGCTAAAAAGACAATTTTAATCAATCATTCAAAAACAGCAGAAAATACTACATATAAGGTGGCCTAATACAGCAGTGTCCCCTAGTCACTGAAAGCTTAGAGCCCACCGAAAAATCCATGACACATTAAAGGCCAAACACCTAGACAGCCAGAAACTCTCCCAATTGCCTGACAGAGCCAGTTTGGAGAGGCCCCTAAATTTTTCATTGGCGAGCACTTAGTTGACAATCATGTGAGGATCCTCCAAATTCCCCCTGCCGATGAGATCTCAAAAATTCTAGCATTCCTTTCATTCCAGTTGGCAatccgattttattttattttttttcacttcacaGGCATGGATGCGAGGGCATACCGTCTGAATTGCTTAAAGGAAAGCACTGTTTACGAAGTGGACTTCCCCAAGCTCCTGCAAACTAAGGCAGCTCTTCTACAGGCGGCAATAGGATCTGGTGATCACCAACAGCCAACGATGATTGCCAAGTCCCTAACCAGGGTTGCTGCTGACATCAGAGACGACGACTGGATCGAGAAGCTTCAGAGAAGCGGCTTTGTGCCTGCAAAGAATACCATTTGGGTACTTGAAGGCCTCCTCTATTACCTTTCTCACCTCCATGCCATGCAGGTCCTAAAGTCCATAGCTGCTAAGTGTGCatttacccacaccat contains:
- the LOC131229714 gene encoding uncharacterized protein LOC131229714 — its product is MPLAIMSEHHAELPSEEPTWSELKLPELLTSETVRSLHDMIDKEWDPLERTACQTAAGRALWKHVIHDPVADILAGETYIRSLYEKIRKDRINKAREVSGVILAVRTLWFDSRIEAALRSFDGEEPQVVLLGAGMDARAYRLNCLKESTVYEVDFPKLLQTKAALLQAAIGSGDHQQPTMIAKSLTRVAADIRDDDWIEKLQRSGFVPAKNTIWVLEGLLYYLSHLHAMQVLKSIAAKCAFTHTILLADFMNKSSTTLSESTFHFYSDWPDDLLPSLGFSHVKVSQIGDPDANFGLMHDPQNIFNKLRQLPRSVQIHPEDGTPCRRLYLVQASGSPDQITL